The Deinococcus yavapaiensis KR-236 region TGCATCCCGTGCTGGCGCAGGCCCGAGACACTTCCTCGATGCTGGAGGTCGTTCCGTCCATCATGTCTCGACCGTTTGCTCCGTGAATGTGCACGTCGATCATCCCCGGCATCAGGAGCGCGCCGCGCCCATCGTAGGCCGAGCTTTGCGCGGGCGCATTCGTTTCCACGATCGCCTCGATGCGCCCCTCGCGAACCTGAACGGCTCCGCGTTCGACGATGCCTTCATCCGTGACGACTCGGACGTTCTCGATCCAGAATGATTCCACCTTGTCCTCCATCGGGTCGTACGGCTTGACGACCCTTCTACTCTAGGGCTTGAAGCGAGGCGTGCGTCTTCGACGTCGGGCTTTTCCCGCTGCGGAAGTTCGTGGCCCACCTTTTCTTTGAAGGAGAGCGTAACGGCAGACGAACAGCTCGCCACGGGACCTCGAAAATCCTCATGGTGACGTCGCCAAACTGTAGGCATGCCTACCAGAGAACTCGACGTGCAGGTTCGTCGGAGCGTGGAAGCCAAGCTGCCCGAGCTGGGCGAGCGCCTGCTGAACGGTGGAAACGTCGACATGGAGGACCTGGAGATCGTCAGCCGCGTCAAGGGGAACGGCGTGATCAACGTGGAAGTGCGCGCGAAGTCAAGTGAAAGCCGACCGCACTCGACGGCGACGGCCACCTTCGAGTTGAAGCCGACGATCTCGAACGGGCAGGTGACGTACCTCGGAACGAACGTCGAGTACGAGACAGGCGGCATCTGAACGTCGTTCGGCAAGCGAACCGTTTCGGAGTCGGCTGGCCGTTCGCTCAGATCAGGTCCAGCCGAGCGAGGTGTTCGGCCGGAACACCTTCCTCATCCATCAGCTCGCGCATGAGGCGCTGAAGGCGCCGAACTTCCGCGCCTTCGGCGGGCGCGCGGTCACGGCAGTTCGAAGCGTCACGCGACACGAGCCGCGTCGGCTGGGCGCCTCCCATCCAATTCGACGGAATGCACCACACCGGCACGGCACACCGGGAATGAACGTTCCCGCTTCCACCGAAGCGTTGCGGGGCGTGGGGCGAAAGAACCGTCCCGAGTACGTGTACAACGGGTGACGATCGTTGTCATACCCTTGCAGCAGGACCTTCTCGCCGTCATTCACGCAGGCGCCCGCACCCCACGTGTCATACAGAAGCGCACTTCGACTTCGCGCCGTGGTGCCTCGAACGAGCGACATCAAGGACTTCGAGTCACGCGAGGAACGTCTTCGATGCCCAGGACGTCTTGCAAGGTGGCGTTGAGGTCGACGGTGGACGCGCTCACGTCCACCGCCCGCGGACCGGGAAAGTCGGGATGCCAGATCAGCAGGGGAATGTGCGCGTGCGAATCGTAGTGTGCAAACTGCTTGCCAAGCTTGCGCCGCTCTCCGAGGTCGTGTCCGTGGTCGGTCGTGACGACGGCGGTATCTCGCTACGCGTCGAGGGTGTCGAGCAGATGACCGAACCAGCGGTCGGTCATCGTGAGTTTGCCGAGATACTGTCCGCGAATGAAGGCGAGTTCCTGAAGCGTGATGGTGTCAAAGAACGCATCTTCCACGACCGGGTCGCCATAAGGAGGCCAGCAATCGAAGGCGTCGTCCACGAAGGGTGTCCACATGGAGCGGTAAGGTTCCGGGACGTGGAAGGGTTCGTGCACGTCGAAGGACTCGACTTGCAGGAAGTACCGCCGCCCGTGATTTCGGCGCAGCCACGAACAGGCCGCCGAGAAGACCTTCGCGGGGAAGAAGTCCGTCTCGTCATGAAATGACCGGACGCTGCGGTAGTGTCGGCGTCCCTGCCCCGGACGGTACCGTTCGATGGCGCTCACCCAAGGCGGCACCTCGGTCACGTCGTCGGTGTTCCAAGGATCGAGCTCGTGCCCGCTGAAAGGATTCCATGTAGCCGTGCGAGCCGAGTTCACAGTAGTGGTAATGGTCCGTCACGAGGTGAGTGGCGTAAGCGTGCCGAGCCGCTTCGCGAGGCAACGGATCTTCACGCCTCCAAGTGGCCCCAGCCGCGCCAAAGGAAGTCCTTGCGGCCCGTGAACAATTCTCGTCGAGCGGGCATGCACGGCAGCGAGCCGACGTAATGCCGATCGAAGCGCAAGGCGCGCGAAGCGAACCGCGTCAAGTTCGGGATGACCGCCCCACGGTTCGAGCAGGTGACGGTTCAAGCTGTCCATCAGCGCCACGCTGACGTTCATGGATTGAATTCGTGCTTATCCGAATTGCAAGATGAGAACGCTCGGCGGTCCCCACGTTCACTTGACCTTCGAGCGCGCGTTGATTGCTACGCTGGCAGTCATGATTTCATCGCTGCGTTATGACGATGTGCCAAGTGCCCTCGGCAGAAGCCTTCCCTTGTCGCCTCGGCACGCCGCCGAGGTGTGCCGTCGTTTCCGGAGGGCATGATGAGCGGCGGTCTGGTCGCTTTGCTGGACGACGTCGTCGCCATCGCGCGCTTGGCGGCGGCGTCCCTCGACGACATCACGGCCGCCGCGGGTCGGGCCGGCGTCAAAGCGATCGGCGTGGTCGTCGACGACACGGCCGTCACGCCACGCTACGTCACGGGCTTTTCACCGAGCCGCGAACTTCCGATCATCTGGCGCATCGCCAAGGGCTCCCTTCGAAACAAAATCGTGTTCATCCTGCCCACCGCGCTTTTGCTCAGCCAGTTCGTACCGTGGGCGATCACGCCTTTGCTGATGCTGGGCGGCGCTTACCTGTGCTTCGAGGGCGCCGAGAAACTGTACGAAGCGGTCGCGGGTCACCACGACACGCCGACCGAGGAAGCGTCGAAACTGTCGAGCAAAGCGCACGAGGACGCCATGGTCACGGGCGCGATCCGCACGGACTTCATCCTCTCGGCGGAAATCATGGCGATCGCCCTCGCGGAAGTCGCCGAGCAATCGTTCGTGTCCCGCGCCCTCATCCTCGTCGTCGTGGCCGTCATGATCACCGCGCTCGTCTACGGCGTCGTGGGCGTCATCGTGAAGATGGACGACTTCGGCTTGAAGTTGGCGCAAGGATCGTCGGGGGCCGGGCGAACCTTCGGTCGAGGACTGGTGAAGGGCATGCCGATCGTGATGGGCGCGCTTTCGTGGATCGGCACGGCGGCGATGTTGTGGGTGGGCGGGCACATCCTGATCGACGGCTTGGACAAGTTCGGCTTCGGCGCACCCGCGCACGTCCTTCATGACGCGGCCCTCGCCGTCGGCCACGCCGTTCCCTTCGCGCAGGGCGTGCTGGAGTGGTTCGTGGAAACCCTGGGCTCTGGGCTTGTCGGACTGCTCGTAGGCGGTCTCATCGTCGCCGCGCTGCACTTGATTCCACGCAAGCATTGAGGATCACGAATCGACGAGAAGGGCCAGCGCGAGAGAATGGCCCTTCTCGAGCTGCCCCGGTGCTTTGCGGGGCGCCAATTTGATTGCACGGCGTTGCTTCTCGTGTGGGCAAACTGCCGAGTTGGTGAATGATCCTTGCGGCCACGCCGTGTGGTGCTACGACCGCCGCGCCGCCCGCCAACCCAACCACGCGACCAGGGCCGAGGCGCACAGCGTGACCGCGCTCGCCGTGAAGGTGCTGCGGGAAGCCACTCCAGTCATAGTGAACGCCACCTCCTGCCGCGCCGAGGGTGATGGCGAGCTGGACCACCGCGACCATCAACGCGCCGCCCGCTTCGGCCTCGTCGGGGAGCACCCTGCTCAGCCACAGCCACCACGCGACGGGCGCGGCCGTACCGACGAGTCCCCACAACGCGAGCAAGATCCCCACGACGATGGGCGCGCTTCCGAGAACCGCGAGCAGGACGGCCAGAGCGGCCATCACGAGCGGCATCACGATCAGCAGGTTGTACAGTCGCCCGCGCAGCACGGCGCCGATCAGAACCGTGCCGAGCAAGGCCGCCGCACCGCTGATCAGCAGCAGCGAGATCGTCGGGACGTCCAGGCGCGTCACCGTCTCCAAGAAGGGGGGGCAGGTACGTGAACAGCTTGAACTGCCCGGGAAGAACAGCGTGACGGCCAGCAAGCCCATCGGCACCTGCGGTCGACCCAGCACCCGGAACGCGGACCCGCAGCGCACGGCGCGACCGGAGGGCATGGACGGCAGGCTCGGCATCAGCCACACCAGCGTCAGGGCGACACCGCGAAAAACGCCCCTGCCACGGTCGGCGACGTAATACTCGAAGAACTCACTCGTGATAGCGTCGAGGCCTTCGGTGGCAATTTGGGCCGGGAAGGTCGGTGTGAGTGCCGATTCGCCTGAATCGACGTCGCTCCAGCGCTGCCTCGCGAGGCGGTCGAGCGCCTCATTTGTGGTGCCGTGCTGCCAGCCTTGTCGGGTGATGCGGCTGATGTCGTACCTCGCAGCGGTCGCACGACGGCCTTGATGCGCGTGTCCACCTGCGCCGCGCTTAAAGCGAATCCGCCGCTGCCGCAGATGCCCATCGCACCCATGGCCTAGCGGTCGATGTACGATAGCGTGCCAAGGAAATCCACTCCGGTGACGTGATGTGAGGTGGCGTTCCGCCGCTCTCGCCGTTGTACGACGGGTCGAACGCGAGGGCGACGAAGCCGCGCCTCGCCATCTCCTGTGCGTACACGCCGAGTCCCTGTTCCTTCACGCTGCCGTGGGGTGGACCGACGACGAGGGCGTGATGCCGAGTCGTCAGGTCGAGATCCTCCTTTCAGTAGAGGTCGGCGGCGAGTTCGATGTGTCACCCGACCCGACGGAGTTCGTCATATACGCCGAGAGCATCAGGTGAAAAATCCAGAGTTCCAGGCAAGTATCTCGCTCGGGCCGAGCCTCCGTACACTCTCGTGTGGACGGACTTCGGGCCGCACCGCCCTTCGTTCCGCCGCCGCGAGCAAGGAGGCCCATGAAGATTCGCCGCAACGGCACGCGCCCTTCCGAACGCTGTGTCGAGGACCGAGCCGTCATGCTCGAAAGCTTCCGCTCACGCTTTGGTCGCTGCTTTGGCAGAGCGTCGAACACGATCATTGCTCGGCGTGGCGTACCTTGGATGCTCAACCTCATCACCTGGCCCAAGGGGAAACAACAGTAAGGGAAGCGCCCTCAAAGAGGGCGCTTCTCGGGGTGGTGACATGGATTTCCGGGGCGGTCAGCCTTACTTGCTGAGCTGGCCGATGATGCTGAACATCGGAAGGAACATGCCCGCGACGATCACGCCGACGATGGCTCCGAGGACGACGATCATGATCGGCTCGATCGCGGCCGTGAGACTCTCGACCGCTTCGTCGACTTCCCGCTCGTAGAAGTCGGCGACCTTGTTGAGCATGTTGTCGAGCGCGCCCGTCTCCTCACCGATCGCGACCATCGACACCACCATGGGAGGGAAGACCTTCGACGTCGCTAGGCTTCCCGACATCTGCTCGCCCACCATGACGACGTTGCGGGCGTTGTCGAGGACGTCCTCGACGATGATGTTGTTCGCCGTGCCTTTCGTGATTTCAAGCGCCTCGATGATGTTCACGCCGCTCGAAATAAGCAGGCCGAACGTGCGGGCGAAACTCGCGATGGCCGTACGCTGCAGCAGCGTTCCGAAAATGGGGATGCGCAACTTGAAGTCGTCGATGACGTGGCGCCCTTGATTCGTTCGGTAGTACGCGCGGTATCCGAAGAAGACCGCGATTCCGACGACCAGCAGAATCCAACTGCTGTGCTGCAGAAAATCCGCCACGGCGATCAGGGCGCGCGTCAGCAAGGGAAGCGGCGCGTTGAGTTGGATGAGGATCTGCGCGAATTGCGGCACGATCGTCGTCAGCAGGAAGTACGTGATGGCGACCGCGAAGACCATCACGATGGCGGGATACGTCATCGCACTTTTGATCTTGCCGCGCAGGGCGAGCTGCTTCTCCAAGAAATTGCTGATGCGGTCCAAAATCAAGTCGAGCGTGCCCGACGTCTCGCCCGCCCGCACGAGGTTGAGATACAAGCGCGAGAAGACCTTGGGGTGTTTGGCGACCGCGTCGGACAAGGGTTGTCCGGACTCGACGTCCATTCGCATCTTCTTGATGATTTCCTGGAAGCCCTTGTGCTCGGTTTGACGCTGCATGATGGCCAGCGACTGAACGAGCGGAACGCCCGAGTTGATCATCGTGGAAAGTTGACGCGAGAAGAGCGCCACTTGCTTGAGATTCGGCGGGCGGTTGTCGAGAAACGGAATTTTGACGTCGCCTTGAAGCCCGGTTCTCGGAGCCTTGATGTCGACGATGAACAGTTCTTTTTGTCGCAGCGCGTCCCGCACTTGCGAGACGGTCTCAGCCTCGATGGTGGACGAGATGATATTGCCGCTGCGGTCTCGCACACGGTACTGAAAGACAGGCATAGTGTGATTATAGTCTGTGGTCGTGGAAGGTCGCGTGAAGTTTCGTAGATGAGAGGACGGCTGTGAATCGCAACGACGAAGTGGACGACGGGACGCGTGAAGTCGTGCCGGACGACAAGGCGAGGAGCAGGGTGTCCGCTTCCACCGTGGCACGGTCCGTGGACGAGGCGCGGTCGACGGTGCTGGCGGGCCTCACCGTCGCGTTTTCGACGGACACGGTGTGGGGCCTGGGCGTACGGCACGATGACGCCGTGGCGGTCCAGCGGGTGTACCGGCAAAAGGGCCGTTCGCAAGACAAGGTGCTGCAGGTGCTGTGCGCCGACGCCTCGGCAGTCGCGCGCCTCGTGGACATCCCGTCATTCCTGGAGGACGATTGGCGGCGGGTCACGGCTTTGTGGCCGGGCGCGCTCACCCTCGTGGTTCCCGCAGCTGCGGCATGCCCGGCGTGGCTCGTCAAGGACGGCAAAGTCGGGATTCGCATGCCGAACTCGCGCGAAGCGTGCGATCTGCTCGCGGCATGTGGAGGTCTCCTCGCCGCGACGAGCCTCAACCGCTCGGGAGAGCCGTCGGTGTACACCTTCGAAGCCGCGTGCGACGCGGACATCGCCGACGTGGTCTTGCCCGGACCGGACGCCGGGCAACTCGCCAGCACCGTCTTCGACTTGCCGTTACGGCGCGTACTGCGCGAAGGAGCGCTTTCCTCGAGCCGCTTGCTGGAGGCGTTGGCGTGATCGAACGGGAAGTCGTCGGCGCGGCGCTTCTGGCGGCGGGGCGGCCCGTGACCCTTTCGGAACTCGCCGAGGTGCTCGGCGTGCCGAGCGAGGCGGCCCGTCGTGTCCTCGACGAATACGCCAGCATGTTGCGAGAGGCGGCGCTCGGTTTCGAGGTGGAGGAAGTCGCGGGTGGATACCGATTGATCGTTCCGCCTGCGTTGACATCGCACCTTCGCCCGCTCCTCGCGCCGCCGCCTCTGCCCGGCTTGTCGGGCGCGGCGCTGGAGGTGCTGGCGATCGTGGCGTACAAGCAGCCCGTGACGCGCGCGGAAATCGAAGCGATGCGAGGCGCTCCGGCCGGCGCGCTTGTCACGCTTCAAGAGCGCGAGCTCGTGAAGGTCGTTGGCCGAGGGGATGCAGTGGGGCGTCCGCTCCTGTATGGTACGACCCAGAAGTTTCTGTTGGAATTCGGGCTTCGCGGCCTTGAAGACTTGCCTCCGTTGACCGATGGCGAGTTTGCCGGGTTGCTGCGCGGCTAAGGGAGGTGAGGATGTGACGGCGCGGGACATGCTCGGCAATTTGCAGGATTACGACGTCGCGGAGTTGCTGCTGCTGCTGGCCGAGTCGGGTCGAAGCGGCGTATTTGAGGTCACGCATCGCCTCGGGTTGTTTCGGCTCGCCTTTCGTGACGGCGTGGTGCAAAACGCGGAGTTCGGCATCGTTCGAGGAGAGGGGGCGCTCGCCCTGCTGTTGCGCGAACCACGCGGTTCGTTCACGTTCGTGCCTCGTCCTGTGCCGGGCGAGGCGAGCACGCCCATGCTCGCCATGCTCCTCGGCGCGACGCGCCTCTTGCCACCCCCTCCACTGATATTCGACGGTCCCGCCAAAGTACGTGACGACGCGGCCCTCAAAGACCTGGGTCTGCTCGACGACGAGGCCCGCGTGGTGCGTGAAGTCGCGGCTGGTCGAACCTTGGGGTCGTTCGAGGAGGGAAGCGTGGAGCGCGGCGTGGTCGCTCGACTCGTGCGCCTCGGAGTGCTCGCACCTAGGAAAGTTCGGGTGGCGCGCCTGACGCTGGAGGTGTGGCGCGGGGGAGAATCGACCGTCGCGCTCGACACGAGTATCGTGTCGCTGTGGACGCAGCAACTCGG contains the following coding sequences:
- a CDS encoding DUF808 domain-containing protein; protein product: MSGGLVALLDDVVAIARLAAASLDDITAAAGRAGVKAIGVVVDDTAVTPRYVTGFSPSRELPIIWRIAKGSLRNKIVFILPTALLLSQFVPWAITPLLMLGGAYLCFEGAEKLYEAVAGHHDTPTEEASKLSSKAHEDAMVTGAIRTDFILSAEIMAIALAEVAEQSFVSRALILVVVAVMITALVYGVVGVIVKMDDFGLKLAQGSSGAGRTFGRGLVKGMPIVMGALSWIGTAAMLWVGGHILIDGLDKFGFGAPAHVLHDAALAVGHAVPFAQGVLEWFVETLGSGLVGLLVGGLIVAALHLIPRKH
- a CDS encoding type II secretion system F family protein: MPVFQYRVRDRSGNIISSTIEAETVSQVRDALRQKELFIVDIKAPRTGLQGDVKIPFLDNRPPNLKQVALFSRQLSTMINSGVPLVQSLAIMQRQTEHKGFQEIIKKMRMDVESGQPLSDAVAKHPKVFSRLYLNLVRAGETSGTLDLILDRISNFLEKQLALRGKIKSAMTYPAIVMVFAVAITYFLLTTIVPQFAQILIQLNAPLPLLTRALIAVADFLQHSSWILLVVGIAVFFGYRAYYRTNQGRHVIDDFKLRIPIFGTLLQRTAIASFARTFGLLISSGVNIIEALEITKGTANNIIVEDVLDNARNVVMVGEQMSGSLATSKVFPPMVVSMVAIGEETGALDNMLNKVADFYEREVDEAVESLTAAIEPIMIVVLGAIVGVIVAGMFLPMFSIIGQLSK
- a CDS encoding L-threonylcarbamoyladenylate synthase — encoded protein: MNRNDEVDDGTREVVPDDKARSRVSASTVARSVDEARSTVLAGLTVAFSTDTVWGLGVRHDDAVAVQRVYRQKGRSQDKVLQVLCADASAVARLVDIPSFLEDDWRRVTALWPGALTLVVPAAAACPAWLVKDGKVGIRMPNSREACDLLAACGGLLAATSLNRSGEPSVYTFEAACDADIADVVLPGPDAGQLASTVFDLPLRRVLREGALSSSRLLEALA
- a CDS encoding MFS transporter — its product is MPSGRAVRCGSAFRVLGRPQVPMGLLAVTLFFPGSSSCSRTCPPFLETVTRLDVPTISLLLISGAAALLGTVLIGAVLRGRLYNLLIVMPLVMAALAVLLAVLGSAPIVVGILLALWGLVGTAAPVAWWLWLSRVLPDEAEAGGALMVAVVQLAITLGAAGGGVHYDWSGFPQHLHGERGHAVRLGPGRVVGLAGGAAVVAPHGVAARIIHQLGSLPTREATPCNQIGAPQSTGAAREGPFSRAGPSRRFVILNACVESSAARRR
- the scpB gene encoding SMC-Scp complex subunit ScpB, which codes for MIEREVVGAALLAAGRPVTLSELAEVLGVPSEAARRVLDEYASMLREAALGFEVEEVAGGYRLIVPPALTSHLRPLLAPPPLPGLSGAALEVLAIVAYKQPVTRAEIEAMRGAPAGALVTLQERELVKVVGRGDAVGRPLLYGTTQKFLLEFGLRGLEDLPPLTDGEFAGLLRG
- a CDS encoding DUF4388 domain-containing protein; this translates as MTARDMLGNLQDYDVAELLLLLAESGRSGVFEVTHRLGLFRLAFRDGVVQNAEFGIVRGEGALALLLREPRGSFTFVPRPVPGEASTPMLAMLLGATRLLPPPPLIFDGPAKVRDDAALKDLGLLDDEARVVREVAAGRTLGSFEEGSVERGVVARLVRLGVLAPRKVRVARLTLEVWRGGESTVALDTSIVSLWTQQLGAPPKEVLLRTDEGKVVRVPLVAVPNLGVRLLVAPDVLMRFGLQGGTSVLARPPERDDAQKHDAR